The following are encoded together in the Acidovorax sp. KKS102 genome:
- the dnaA gene encoding chromosomal replication initiator protein DnaA — protein sequence MIEEPTRSPPHSPGADAGQGLWQACVEQLAQDLPEQQFNTWIKPLVAQVAEDFSKVTLLVGNRFKLDWIRAQYAGRIAALLEGLYGQPVTLELALAQRESVARTYVRPTAQEPASPAAPAEAPSSSSDDATAGAFRNRLNAALTFETLVEGTANRMARSAAMHVAGMPGHLYNPLFIYGGVGLGKTHLVHAVGNRLLQDKPDAKVLYIHAEQFVSDVVKAYQRRTFDEFKERYHSLDLLLIDDVQFFANKDRTQEEFFNAFEALLAKKSHIVMTSDTYPKGLANIHERLVSRFDSGLTVAIEPPELEMRVAILINKARVEGTEIPEEVAFFVAKNVRSNVRELEGALRKILAYSRFNQKEISIQLAREALRDLLSIQNRQISVENIQKTVADYYKIKVADMYSKKRPASIARPRQIAMYLAKELTQKSLPEIGELFGGRDHTTVLHAVRKIAGERQQLTELNQQLHVLEQTLKG from the coding sequence ACCCACCCGCAGCCCCCCCCATTCGCCCGGCGCAGATGCCGGTCAGGGCCTGTGGCAAGCCTGCGTAGAGCAACTGGCGCAAGACCTGCCAGAACAACAATTCAACACCTGGATCAAGCCCCTGGTGGCCCAAGTGGCCGAAGACTTTTCCAAAGTCACGTTGCTTGTGGGCAACCGCTTCAAGCTCGACTGGATCCGTGCCCAATACGCGGGCCGCATTGCCGCGCTGCTCGAAGGCCTGTACGGCCAGCCGGTCACGCTGGAGTTAGCGCTCGCTCAGCGCGAATCCGTTGCCCGTACTTATGTGCGGCCCACTGCGCAAGAACCCGCCAGCCCCGCAGCACCGGCCGAAGCCCCGTCCAGCAGCAGTGACGACGCCACGGCGGGCGCGTTCCGCAATCGGCTGAACGCCGCCCTCACGTTCGAGACCCTGGTGGAAGGCACGGCCAACCGCATGGCGCGCTCGGCCGCCATGCACGTGGCGGGCATGCCCGGCCACCTGTACAACCCGCTGTTCATCTACGGCGGCGTGGGCCTGGGCAAGACCCACTTGGTGCACGCTGTGGGCAACCGCCTGCTGCAGGACAAGCCCGACGCCAAAGTTCTCTACATCCACGCCGAACAGTTCGTGTCGGATGTGGTTAAGGCCTACCAGCGCCGCACCTTCGACGAGTTCAAGGAGCGCTACCACTCGCTCGATCTGCTGCTGATCGACGATGTGCAGTTCTTCGCCAACAAGGACCGCACGCAGGAAGAATTCTTCAACGCGTTCGAGGCCCTGCTGGCCAAGAAGTCGCACATCGTGATGACGTCGGACACGTATCCGAAGGGGCTGGCCAACATCCATGAGCGGCTGGTATCTCGCTTCGACTCGGGCCTCACGGTCGCCATCGAGCCGCCCGAGCTCGAAATGCGCGTGGCCATCCTGATCAACAAGGCGCGCGTCGAAGGCACTGAGATTCCCGAAGAAGTGGCCTTCTTCGTCGCCAAGAACGTGCGCTCCAACGTGCGCGAGTTGGAAGGCGCGCTGCGCAAGATCCTGGCGTACTCGCGCTTCAACCAGAAAGAGATTTCGATCCAGCTGGCACGCGAAGCCCTCAGAGATCTGCTGTCCATCCAGAACCGGCAGATTTCTGTGGAAAACATTCAGAAGACGGTGGCCGACTACTACAAGATCAAGGTCGCCGACATGTACAGCAAGAAGCGCCCGGCAAGCATTGCCCGCCCGCGCCAGATTGCGATGTACCTGGCCAAGGAGCTGACGCAAAAGAGCCTTCCCGAGATCGGAGAATTGTTCGGCGGGCGCGACCACACCACCGTCTTGCATGCCGTGCGCAAGATTGCGGGCGAGCGCCAGCAGCTGACCGAGCTGAACCAGCAGCTGCACGTGCTGGAGCAGACGCTGAAAGGCTGA